The Lewinellaceae bacterium genome has a segment encoding these proteins:
- the rplW gene encoding 50S ribosomal protein L23 — protein sequence MAKIILVKPIITEKAEMLSENLTKYSFVVNSDANKIEVKNAVEGMYGVTVEAVNTMVMPAKIKNRMTRSGVLKGRVSGYKKAIVTLADGEEIDFFGDI from the coding sequence ATGGCAAAGATAATTCTTGTAAAACCGATCATTACTGAAAAAGCAGAGATGCTTTCAGAAAACCTCACAAAGTATAGCTTCGTGGTTAACTCTGATGCTAATAAAATTGAGGTAAAAAATGCGGTGGAAGGAATGTATGGCGTAACCGTTGAAGCTGTAAATACAATGGTAATGCCGGCAAAGATCAAAAACAGGATGACTCGTTCCGGTGTTTTGAAAGGTAGAGTTTCAGGATACAAAAAGGCAATAGTCACACTGGCTGATGGCGAAGAAATCGATTTCTTCGGAGATATTTAA
- the rplD gene encoding 50S ribosomal protein L4, producing the protein MKLDVLNTQGQATGRSIELPSDIFGIEPNEHAVYLSVKQYLAHQRQGTSKSKERGEVKGSTRKIKRQKGTGTARAGSIKNPLFRGGGRVFGPKPRTYFVDLNIKVKRLARKSAFSVKAGAGDIVILEDFSFDAPKTKEFANILGNLNLNGLKTVVVTPDYEKEVYLSSRNVKGSDVVRASDLNTYQIMRAGKLVLSEGAIEKIKETFA; encoded by the coding sequence ATGAAACTCGATGTGCTAAATACACAAGGACAGGCTACCGGCAGAAGCATTGAATTGCCTTCTGACATTTTTGGAATCGAGCCTAACGAGCATGCTGTTTATCTTTCCGTTAAACAGTATCTTGCTCACCAGCGCCAGGGTACCTCTAAGTCCAAAGAACGTGGCGAGGTGAAAGGTTCTACCCGTAAGATCAAACGTCAAAAGGGTACTGGTACTGCTCGTGCAGGGAGTATAAAAAACCCTTTATTTAGAGGTGGAGGTCGTGTTTTTGGGCCCAAACCACGTACCTATTTCGTGGATCTCAATATAAAGGTTAAACGCCTGGCCAGGAAATCAGCCTTTTCTGTCAAAGCAGGAGCTGGAGATATTGTGATATTGGAAGATTTTTCTTTCGATGCACCAAAAACAAAGGAATTTGCAAATATCCTTGGCAACCTTAACCTTAATGGACTCAAAACTGTGGTGGTAACTCCTGATTACGAAAAGGAAGTTTACCTTTCAAGCCGCAACGTTAAAGGTTCAGATGTGGTGAGAGCCTCAGATTTGAATACCTACCAGATCATGAGAGCTGGGAAACTGGTACTGTCTGAAGGAGCTATTGAAAAAATAAAAGAAACATTTGCTTAA
- the rplC gene encoding 50S ribosomal protein L3 produces MNGLIGKKVGMTSLFDGTGRNIACTVIEMGPCVVTQVKTEESDGYSALQLGFGEAKEKNTTKPELGHFAKANTTPKQKVVEFRNFNAVEKAVGDLIKIDEIFVEGDYVSAVGTSKGKGFQGVVKRHGFRGVNDATHGQHNRQRAPGSIGAASYPAKVFKGMRMAGRDGGKRIKTTNLEVVRIFPDKNIILVKGAVPGHKGSFVILEK; encoded by the coding sequence ATGAACGGATTAATTGGTAAAAAAGTCGGAATGACCAGTCTCTTTGACGGAACTGGTCGCAATATTGCATGTACCGTAATTGAAATGGGCCCATGCGTTGTGACGCAGGTTAAGACAGAAGAATCTGATGGTTATTCTGCCCTCCAGTTGGGTTTCGGTGAGGCAAAAGAGAAAAATACTACCAAACCGGAGCTTGGACACTTTGCTAAGGCAAACACCACTCCAAAGCAAAAAGTAGTAGAATTCCGCAATTTTAATGCAGTGGAAAAAGCTGTTGGAGACCTTATTAAAATTGATGAAATTTTCGTTGAAGGAGATTATGTCAGTGCTGTAGGTACTTCCAAAGGGAAAGGATTTCAGGGTGTTGTGAAACGCCATGGATTTCGCGGGGTGAATGATGCAACTCACGGTCAGCATAACCGCCAGCGTGCTCCCGGATCTATCGGTGCAGCGTCTTATCCTGCCAAAGTATTCAAAGGGATGCGTATGGCCGGACGTGACGGAGGCAAGCGAATCAAAACGACTAACCTTGAGGTGGTCAGAATTTTCCCTGACAAAAACATCATTTTGGTAAAGGGTGCAGTACCTGGACACAAAGGAAGTTTTGTTATTCTTGAAAAATAA